A region from the Lolium perenne isolate Kyuss_39 chromosome 4, Kyuss_2.0, whole genome shotgun sequence genome encodes:
- the LOC127349042 gene encoding BTB/POZ and MATH domain-containing protein 1-like, with protein sequence MAGGESSDCHIVPTGDNNIFRLRVRLSPPKDDTSRYLSASTVIAGCRCHAFYWPTRTGIVALALCVWNCAAAKVSAHMVLLDKTGTPAPSIGIGKSSNIANGGFVLSARRDHVKANCVVDNYFVALCSVDIGCRSVSGLIPPCAPPDSSIKNNELPDLGHDLAIMSGKQELTDVCFDVRGESFSAHRLVLAARSPVFRAELYGPMAESKMTSIPIKDMEASTFITMLHYMYHGSLPDAGKTDASFTVAEYQHLLIAADRYGIERLKKYCEDKLSVNGITVDSVVSMLELAEDHVCSKLKARCLDFLADADNFKIVGTSGEYICLMQSFPHLLVEVQNRIKMAPAKSTISPGAHKKSRGMMLGYVKTCPSFIILFLVFTGIFLFLV encoded by the coding sequence ATGGCTGGTGGCGAGTCATCCGATTGCCACATCGTCCCTACAGGAGACAATAACATCTTCCGTCTCCGGGTAAGGCTCTCGCCGCCCAAGGATGACACTTCCCGGTATCTAAGCGCGAGCACGGTCATTGCTGGATGCAGATGCCATGCGTTTTACTGGCCTACACGCACGGGCATTGTCGCGCTCGCTCTCTGTGTCTGGAATTGCGCCGCTGCCAAGGTGTCCGCACACATGGTTTTGCTCGACAAGACCGGCACACCGGCGCCTTCCATCGGGATAGGGAAATCCTCCAACATCGCAAACGGTGGGTTCGTGTTGTCCGCAAGGAGAGACCATGTCAAGGCCAACTGTGTGGTGGACAACTACTTCGTGGCGCTGTGCTCCGTGGACATCGGCTGCCGTTCAGTATCTGGCTTGATCCCTCCCTGTGCACCTCCAGATTCATCAATTAAGAATAATGAGCTCCCTGATTTGGGTCATGACCTGGCCATTATGTCGGGTAAACAAGAATTGACTGATGTCTGCTTCGACGTCAGAGGGGAGAGCTTCAGTGCACATCGCTTGGTGCTCGCTGCCCGATCGCCCGTCTTTAGAGCCGAGCTCTATGGCCCGATGGCTGAAAGCAAGATGACTTCTATACCCATTAAAGACATGGAGGCATCAACCTTCATAACTATGCTCCATTACATGTACCATGGTTCATTGCCCGATGCTGGCAAGACAGATGCTTCATTCACTGTGGCAGAATACCAGCatctacttatagctgctgatagGTACGGGATAGAGAGGTTAAAGAAGTATTGTGAGGACAAGCTAAGTGTGAATGGTATCACGGTAGATAGCGTGGTTTCAATGTTGGAGCTGGCAGAAGACCACGTCTGCTCCAAACTCAAAGCTAGGTGCCTCGATTTTCTTGCCGATGCTGACAATTTCAAGATAGTTGGAACATCAGGTGAGTATATCTGCTTGATGCAGAGCTTTCCGCATCTCTTGGTTGAAGTGCAGAATAGGATAAAGATGGCACCCGCAAAATCGACTATCAGTCCTGGAGCTCACAAGAAAAGCCGAGGGATGATGTTGGGATACGTGAAGACATGTCCATCGTTTATCATCCTGTTCTTAGTATTTACAGGAATATTTTTATTCCTCGTTTAG
- the LOC127347817 gene encoding uncharacterized protein yields the protein MQREDGTVVNTEQELGALATEFYKHLYTSEGVQGMEEVLNSVPVKVDSVMNNMLVAPFAAKEVKTTLFEMYPSKAPGSDGFPAHFFQRHWDVCGEEVSKIVLRVLSGEDSPAEINKTFIVMIPKVASPREMGQFRPISLCNVIYKIASKVAANRLKVVLSQIISEEQSAFVPGRLITDNIITAYECLHFMKRNKAKKHRSCALKLDMRKAYDRVEWSYLEAIMLKLGFSPVWVALVMRLVSTVSFSVLFNGVPQEEFCPSRGIRQGDPLSPYLFLLAAEGLSGLLKFNQSPALQGVKVAASAPAVNHLLFADDSLLFFHANNEGALEMKELLNKYCNASGQRINVDKSSVYFSKGCPGGVREGIKGILDYLWEVPDSLCAKILKAVYYPDGDVLSAGLGSHPSQVWRSIIEGRDALKIGLIRRIGDERSTDAWVQNWLPRDERLRPVAPRKADAPQMVSDYIHHHIAAWNTEKLEEYFLPMDVEIIRNIPLCTRFQDDFWSWHFENNGQFSVRSCYRALAATKRVREDWLDGNSAASDTTKEEKAWSKLWKISVPSKIRLFLWRLAKHSIPTEDIRHHRQMAPTPACSICGLEDSWRHSLIECNPARCVWALTAEDITEHKAMSTEPTAKQWLFHMIESMGKDDLTRMLVTLWAIWHAKRKAVHEDIYQSPMATMGFVNNFLSDLAAVREEDQLQQRKPAPVPRQAAWIAPPEGRSKINVDAAVAKSEAKGAVAAVCRASNGTYLGASAMVYEGITDPRCLEALACREALDIADDLLVGPVQVASDCLEVVNALHSDYKGYLGSIITEIKGRSRDRGFTFFCHERRECNVEAHRLARFASSLPVGRFVWLLGPPPGLAMPVILGST from the exons ATGCAAAGGGAGGATGGGACTGTAGTTAATACGGAACAGGAGCTTGGAGCCTTGGCAACCGAGTTCTATAAACATTTGTATACTTCGGAAGGTGTCCAGGGAATGGAGGAAGTACTAAATTCCGTTCCAGTTAAGGTGGACTCGGTGATGAATAATATGTTGGTCGCGCCTTTTGCTGCTAAGGAGGTGAAGACGACACTTTTTGAAATGTATCCCTCAAAAGCACCGGGGTCCGATGGCTTTCCGGCTCACTTCTTTCAACGCCACTGGGATGTGTGTGGGGAGGAAGTGTCTAAGATAGTTCTACGGGTGCTGTCGGGAGAGGACAGCCCGGCTGAGATAAATAAGACTTTCATAGTGATGATTCCAAAAGTAGCAAGCCCGAGGGAGATGGGTCAATTTCGCCCTATCAGTTTATGTAATGTAATCTACAAGATTGCATCGAAGGTGGCTGCAAACAGACTGAAAGTAGTGCTATCCCAGATTATTTCAGAGGAACAGTCGGCCTTTGTACCAGGGAGATTGATCACTGATAATATTATTACAGCTTATGAGTGTTTGCATTTTATGAAGCGAAACAAAGCGAAGAAACATCGCAGTTGTGCTCTTAAGCTGGATATGCGGAAGGCGTATGATCGTGTGGAATGGAGTTACTTAGAGGCCATCATGCTAAAGCTGGGGTTTAGTCCTGTTTGGGTTGCCCTAGTGATGAGGTTGGTGTCCACCGTATCTTTCTCGGTTCTTTTCAATGGAGTACCGCAGGAAGAGTTCTGTCCCTCCCGAGGGATTCGTCAGGGAGATCCTTTGTCCCCTTATTTGTTTTTGTTGGCAGCAGAGGGCCTCTCGGGCCTCCTCAAGTTTAACCAGTCACCAGCGCTTCAGGGAGTGAAAGTGGCGGCGTCCGCCCCGGCGGTAAACCACCTGCTCTTTGCTGATGACAGCCTGCTGTTCTTCCATGCAAATAATGAGGGTGCTCTGGAGATGAAAGAGTTACTTAATAAGTATTGCAATGCGTCAGGGCAACGCATCAATGTGGACAAATCCTCTGTTTACTTTAGCAAAGGGTGTCCAGGGGGAGTTAGAGAAGGGATCAAGGGGATCTTGGACTATCTGTGGGAG GTACCTGACTCTCTATGTGCAAAGATCTTGAAGGCTGTTTACTACCCGGATGGGGATGTTCTGTCAGCAGGTCTGGGCTCTCATCCGTCTCAAGTCTGGCGATCGATCATAGAGGGACGCGATGCTCTGAAGATCGGGCTGATTAGGCGCATCGGAGACGAACGCTCTACTGATGCATGGGTGCAGAATTGGCTGCCTAGAGATGAAAGGCTGAGACCTGTAGCGCCAAGGAAAGCTGATGCACCGCAGATGGTTAGTGATTATATCCATCATCATATTGCAGCTTGGAACACGGAGAAGCTAGAAGAGTATTTCCTTCCGATGGATGTGGAGATAATTCGAAATATTCCGCTGTGTACTCGGTTCCAAGATGACTTCTGGTCTTGGCATTTCGAGAATAACGGACAGTTTTCAGTGCGCTCTTGCTATCGGGCGCTTGCAGCGACGAAGCGGGTACGTGAAGACTGGCTGGATGGTAATTCGGCAGCGTCGGATACAACCAAGGAAGAAAAGGCGTGGAGCAAACTATGGAAGATTTCTGTTCCGTCCAAAATACGTTTGTTCCTTTGGAGGTTGGCAAAACACTCGATACCAACGGAGGACATTCGACATCATCGTCAGATGGCTCCGACGCCGGCATGCTCTATATGCGGGTTGGAGGACTCATGGCGACATTCATTAATTGAGTGCAATCCTGCACGCTGTGTGTGGGCGCTAACAGCCGAGGATATCACTGAGCATAAAGCTATGTCGACAGAGCCCACGGCAAAGCAATGGCTGTTCCATATGATAGAGTCTATGGGAAAGGACGACCTCACTCGTATGCTTGTAACCTTATGGGCGATTTGGCATGCGAAGAGGAAGGCAGTGCATGAGGACATATACCAGAGTCCAATGGCGACGATGGGTTTTGTCAACAACTTCCTGTCGGACCTGGCTGCTGTGAGAGAGGAAGACCAGCTGCAGCAGCGCAAGCCTGCACCTGTTCCGAGGCAGGCGGCGTGGATCGCTCCACCTGAAGGCAGGAGCAAGATCAATGTAGATGCGGCGGTGGCGAAATCTGAAGCAAAGGGTGCGGTCGCCGCGGTTTGCAGGGCCAGTAATGGCACATATCTGGGAGCTTCAGCAATGGTTTATGAGGGTATTACTGACCCTAGATGCTTGGAAGCTTTGGCGTGTCGAGAAGCTCTGGACATTGCTGATGACCTTCTAGTAGGACCGGTGCAGGTGGCATCGGATTGCCTCGAGGTGGTGAATGCCCTTCATAGTGACTACAAGGGATACTTGGGGAGCATCATCACCGAGATCAAGGGAAGGAGTAGAGATAGAGGCTTTACCTTTTTCTGTCATGAGAGAAGGGAGTGTAATGTTGAAGCTCACCGTTTGGCAAGGTTTGCCTCTTCCTTACCAGTAGGTCGTTTTGTGTGGCTTTTAGGGCCCCCTCCTGGTTTAGCCATGCCTGTAATCCTTGGATCTACTTGA